The following is a genomic window from Cyanobacteriota bacterium.
GATGAGATTGAAATTGATGCTCCGCCCACGTTTGAAATTGGCCAAAAGGTGCGCTTGCGTAAACTCATTCGTAATGATGGCACCTTTCCTGGCAAAGACATTGGCGCAACTCTGGCTAAAAAGGGAGATGTTGGCTATGTAGTCAGCATTGGCACCTTTTTACAGCGTTCTTATATCTATGCCGTCCATTTCATAGCTACGGGTCACATCGTTGGTTGTCTCAAAAAAGAACTTGAACTCGCCGAGGAGAATTTAT
Proteins encoded in this region:
- a CDS encoding nitrogen fixation protein NifZ; amino-acid sequence: MQTDEIEIDAPPTFEIGQKVRLRKLIRNDGTFPGKDIGATLAKKGDVGYVVSIGTFLQRSYIYAVHFIATGHIVGCLKKELELAEENL